A single Microbacterium protaetiae DNA region contains:
- the rpsH gene encoding 30S ribosomal protein S8 translates to MTMTDPVADMLTRLRNANSAHHDSVSLPSSKLKKNIAEILKREGYIADWAVEDARVGQTLTLTLKYGANRERSIAGIKRVSKPGLRVYARSTELPKVLGGLGVAILSTSSGLLTDRQAEQKGVGGEVLAYVW, encoded by the coding sequence ATGACAATGACAGACCCGGTCGCAGATATGCTGACCCGTCTGCGCAACGCGAACTCGGCGCACCACGACTCCGTGTCGTTGCCGAGTTCGAAGCTCAAGAAGAACATCGCCGAGATCCTCAAGCGTGAGGGCTACATCGCCGACTGGGCCGTTGAAGACGCCCGCGTCGGTCAGACGCTGACCCTCACGCTGAAGTACGGTGCGAACCGCGAGCGCTCCATCGCCGGCATCAAGCGGGTTTCCAAGCCCGGTCTGCGCGTGTACGCACGCTCGACCGAGCTGCCGAAGGTCCTCGGCGGCCTGGGCGTTGCCATCCTGTCCACCTCCTCTGGGCTCCTCACGGACCGCCAGGCTGAGCAGAAGGGCGTGGGCGGGGAAGTTCTCGCCTACGTGTGGTGA
- the rplX gene encoding 50S ribosomal protein L24 — MANIKKDDLVQVLSGNDRGKQGKVLQVIPETNRVIVEGVNYVTKHTRVGQTQRGTKTGGIETMEAPIHISNVAVVDPSSKSASRVGHRIEEQIKNGEKRTVRVRYAKKSGKDL; from the coding sequence ATGGCGAACATCAAGAAGGACGACCTGGTTCAGGTCCTGTCCGGCAATGACCGCGGCAAGCAGGGGAAGGTCCTTCAGGTCATCCCCGAGACCAACCGCGTCATCGTCGAGGGCGTGAACTACGTCACCAAGCACACCCGCGTGGGTCAGACCCAGCGCGGTACCAAGACCGGTGGCATCGAGACGATGGAAGCTCCGATCCACATCTCCAACGTCGCCGTCGTCGACCCCTCGAGCAAGAGCGCGAGCCGTGTCGGCCACCGCATCGAGGAGCAGATCAAGAACGGTGAGAAGCGCACGGTTCGCGTGCGCTACGCCAAGAAGAGCGGTAAGGACCTCTGA
- the rplR gene encoding 50S ribosomal protein L18: MAVKSKSDARARRHARLRKKVVGTAERPRLVVTRSARHVFVQVVDDSKGHTVASASTLEADLRAFDGDKTAKARKVGELVAERAKSAGVAEVVFDRGGNRYAGRVAAIAEGAREGGLNL, translated from the coding sequence ATGGCTGTGAAGTCGAAGTCCGACGCCCGTGCGCGTCGCCACGCCCGTCTTCGCAAGAAGGTCGTCGGCACCGCCGAGCGTCCGCGCCTGGTCGTGACCCGCTCTGCGCGTCACGTCTTCGTTCAGGTCGTGGACGACAGCAAGGGCCACACGGTGGCAAGTGCCTCCACTCTCGAAGCCGACCTGCGTGCGTTCGATGGTGACAAGACCGCCAAGGCCCGCAAGGTGGGCGAGCTGGTCGCCGAGCGTGCCAAGAGCGCCGGCGTCGCCGAGGTCGTGTTCGACCGTGGCGGCAACCGCTACGCCGGTCGTGTCGCGGCCATCGCCGAGGGCGCCCGCGAAGGAGGGCTCAACCTGTGA
- the rpmC gene encoding 50S ribosomal protein L29 produces MAIGTKELASSELDTFEDQRLTEELRKAKEELFNLRFQSATGQLESHGRIRAVKRDIARLYTVIRERELGIRATPAPVETGKAKKSKAKKADAADSAEPKEEAQ; encoded by the coding sequence ATGGCGATCGGCACCAAGGAGCTCGCCTCAAGCGAGCTCGACACGTTCGAAGACCAGCGCCTGACCGAGGAGCTGCGCAAGGCGAAGGAAGAGTTGTTCAACCTGCGCTTCCAGTCGGCTACCGGTCAGCTCGAGAGCCACGGCCGCATTCGTGCGGTCAAGCGCGACATCGCGCGGCTGTACACCGTGATCCGCGAGCGCGAGCTCGGCATTCGTGCCACGCCCGCTCCGGTCGAGACGGGCAAGGCGAAGAAGAGCAAGGCGAAGAAGGCGGATGCCGCTGACTCCGCCGAACCGAAGGAAGAGGCGCAGTAA
- the rplC gene encoding 50S ribosomal protein L3 has product MADINNKTSKGLLGTKLGMTQVWNDQGKLVPVTVIEIAPNVVTQVRTPEKDGYNAVQIAAGQIDPRKVTKPLEGHFEAAGVTPRRHVTEIRTADAADYSLGQELTVDGTFEAGQLVDVVGTSKGKGTAGVMKRHNFKGVSASHGAHRNHRKPGSIGASSTPSRVFKGMRMAGRMGGERVTVLNLTVHAVDAEKGLLLVKGAVPGARGRIVYVRNAVKGA; this is encoded by the coding sequence ATGGCTGACATCAACAACAAGACTTCCAAGGGGTTGCTGGGCACCAAGCTCGGCATGACCCAGGTGTGGAATGACCAGGGAAAGCTCGTTCCCGTCACCGTGATCGAGATCGCGCCCAACGTGGTCACCCAGGTCCGCACGCCCGAGAAGGACGGCTACAACGCCGTTCAGATCGCCGCCGGCCAGATCGACCCGCGCAAGGTGACCAAGCCGCTGGAGGGCCACTTCGAGGCCGCCGGCGTGACGCCGCGTCGTCACGTCACCGAGATCCGCACTGCGGATGCTGCTGACTACTCACTCGGTCAGGAGCTCACCGTCGACGGCACCTTCGAAGCCGGCCAGCTGGTCGACGTCGTGGGCACGAGCAAGGGCAAGGGCACCGCCGGTGTCATGAAGCGCCACAACTTCAAGGGCGTCTCGGCCTCGCACGGTGCGCACCGCAACCACCGCAAGCCCGGTTCGATCGGCGCCTCGTCGACCCCGAGCCGCGTCTTCAAGGGCATGCGCATGGCCGGCCGTATGGGTGGCGAGCGCGTGACCGTCCTCAACCTCACGGTGCACGCCGTCGACGCCGAGAAGGGTCTGCTGCTCGTCAAGGGCGCCGTCCCCGGCGCGCGCGGCCGCATCGTCTACGTCCGCAACGCAGTGAAGGGTGCCTGA
- the rplP gene encoding 50S ribosomal protein L16 gives MLIPRKVKFRKQHHPGRSGQATGGTKVSFGEFGIQALTPAYVTNRQIESARIAMTRHIKRGGKVWINIYPDRPLTKKPAETRMGSGKGSPEWWVANVKPGRVLFEVAGVDEQLAREALTRAIHKLPLKARIIKREEGDA, from the coding sequence ATGCTTATCCCCCGTAAAGTCAAGTTCCGCAAGCAGCACCACCCCGGGCGCAGCGGCCAGGCCACCGGTGGCACGAAGGTCTCCTTCGGCGAGTTCGGCATCCAGGCGCTCACCCCGGCGTACGTGACGAACCGGCAGATCGAGTCCGCTCGTATCGCCATGACCCGTCACATCAAGCGTGGCGGAAAGGTGTGGATCAACATCTACCCCGACCGTCCGCTGACCAAGAAGCCGGCCGAAACCCGCATGGGTTCCGGTAAGGGCTCGCCCGAGTGGTGGGTTGCCAACGTCAAGCCGGGCCGCGTCCTGTTCGAGGTCGCGGGCGTCGACGAGCAGCTTGCTCGTGAGGCGCTGACCCGTGCGATCCACAAGCTGCCGCTGAAGGCACGCATCATCAAGCGCGAGGAGGGCGACGCGTAA
- the rplB gene encoding 50S ribosomal protein L2, translating into MAIRKYKPTTPGRRGSSVADFAEITRSTPEKSLLKPLAKTGGRNNQGRITTRHIGGGHKRQYRVIDFRRNDKDGVNAKVAHIEYDPNRTARIALLHFVDGTKRYILAPNKLSQGDIVESGPSADIKPGNNLPLRNIPTGTVVHAIELRPGGGAKLARSAGASVRLVAKDGPYAQLRLPSGEIRNVDARCRATIGEVGNAEQSNINWGKAGRNRWKGIRPTVRGVVMNPVDHPHGGGEGRTSGGRHPVTPWGKPEGRTRHANKESDKYIVRRRTAGKKRK; encoded by the coding sequence ATGGCTATTCGCAAGTACAAGCCCACGACTCCGGGTCGCCGCGGCTCGTCGGTGGCCGACTTCGCCGAGATCACCCGATCGACGCCGGAGAAGTCGCTGCTGAAGCCGCTCGCCAAGACCGGTGGTCGTAACAACCAGGGCCGCATCACCACCCGCCACATCGGCGGTGGGCACAAGCGCCAGTATCGCGTGATCGACTTCCGTCGTAACGACAAAGACGGCGTGAACGCCAAGGTCGCCCACATCGAGTACGACCCGAACCGCACCGCGCGCATCGCACTGCTGCACTTCGTCGACGGCACCAAGCGCTACATCCTGGCGCCGAACAAGCTGTCGCAGGGTGACATCGTCGAGTCGGGTCCCTCGGCTGACATCAAGCCCGGCAACAACCTGCCGCTGCGCAACATCCCCACCGGTACCGTGGTGCACGCCATCGAGCTGCGCCCGGGCGGTGGCGCCAAGCTGGCCCGCTCGGCCGGTGCCAGCGTGCGTCTGGTCGCCAAGGACGGCCCGTATGCGCAGCTGCGTCTGCCCTCGGGCGAGATCCGCAACGTGGATGCACGTTGCCGCGCCACGATCGGCGAGGTCGGCAACGCCGAGCAGTCGAACATCAACTGGGGCAAGGCGGGCCGCAACCGCTGGAAGGGCATCCGCCCGACCGTGCGCGGTGTCGTCATGAACCCGGTCGACCACCCGCACGGTGGTGGTGAGGGTCGCACCTCTGGTGGTCGTCACCCCGTGACGCCGTGGGGCAAGCCTGAGGGCCGCACCCGCCACGCGAACAAGGAAAGCGACAAGTACATCGTGCGTCGTCGCACCGCCGGCAAGAAGCGCAAGTAG
- the rplN gene encoding 50S ribosomal protein L14, whose protein sequence is MIQTESRLKVADNTGAKELLTIRVLGGSNRRYAGLGDTIVATVKDAIPGGNVKKGDVVKAVIVRTVKQTRRADGSYIKFDENAAVLLKNDGEPRGTRIFGPVGRELRDKKFMKIVSLAPEVI, encoded by the coding sequence ATGATTCAGACAGAATCCCGACTGAAGGTCGCCGACAACACCGGCGCCAAGGAGCTGCTCACCATCCGTGTGCTCGGCGGATCCAACCGCCGTTACGCGGGCCTGGGTGACACCATCGTCGCCACGGTCAAGGACGCCATTCCCGGCGGCAACGTCAAGAAGGGCGATGTCGTCAAGGCCGTGATCGTGCGCACCGTGAAGCAGACCCGTCGTGCCGACGGCTCGTACATCAAGTTCGACGAGAACGCCGCCGTGCTGCTGAAGAACGACGGGGAGCCCCGCGGCACCCGCATCTTCGGCCCGGTCGGTCGTGAGCTTCGTGACAAGAAGTTCATGAAGATCGTCTCGCTGGCCCCGGAGGTCATCTGA
- the rpsE gene encoding 30S ribosomal protein S5, translating to MSDNKETEVTADQAAPEQATEATEANTNEREQRRGGRGDRNSRSGGRDRNSRDRGDNQFLERVVTINRVSKVVKGGRRFSFTALVVVGDGNGVVGVGYGKAREVPLAISKGVEEAKRNFFRVPRVGKTIPHPVQGEAAAGVVLLRPAAAGTGVIAGGPVRAVLECAGIHDVLSKSLGSSNTINIVHATVAALKSLEEPRSVAARRGLDFDQVAPARLVREEAAAAAAAREQKVGS from the coding sequence GTGAGTGACAACAAGGAGACCGAAGTGACCGCCGACCAGGCAGCGCCGGAGCAGGCCACCGAGGCCACCGAGGCGAACACCAACGAGCGCGAGCAGCGCCGTGGCGGTCGTGGTGACCGCAACTCGCGCAGTGGCGGTCGTGACCGCAACTCGCGTGACCGCGGCGACAACCAGTTCCTCGAGCGCGTCGTCACCATCAACCGCGTGTCGAAGGTCGTCAAGGGCGGCCGTCGCTTCAGCTTCACGGCCCTCGTGGTCGTGGGCGATGGCAACGGCGTGGTCGGTGTCGGCTACGGCAAGGCCCGCGAGGTGCCGCTGGCGATCTCGAAGGGCGTCGAAGAGGCCAAGCGCAACTTCTTCCGCGTGCCGCGTGTGGGCAAGACCATCCCGCACCCGGTGCAGGGTGAGGCTGCCGCCGGCGTCGTGCTGCTGCGTCCGGCTGCCGCCGGTACCGGTGTGATCGCCGGTGGTCCGGTGCGCGCCGTCCTGGAGTGCGCCGGCATCCACGATGTGCTCTCGAAGTCGCTGGGTTCGTCGAACACGATCAACATCGTGCACGCGACCGTGGCGGCGCTGAAGAGCCTCGAGGAGCCCCGCTCCGTTGCCGCCCGTCGTGGCCTGGACTTCGATCAGGTCGCGCCGGCCCGTCTTGTGCGTGAGGAGGCCGCTGCGGCGGCCGCCGCGCGTGAGCAGAAGGTAGGTTCCTGA
- the rpsC gene encoding 30S ribosomal protein S3, with protein sequence MGQKVNPYGFRLGITTDHVSRWFSDSTKPGQRYADYLAEDIKIRQLLTKQLDRAGVSNIEIERTRDRVRVDIHTARPGIVIGRRGAEAERIRGELEKLTAKQIQLNILEVKNPEADAQLVAQGIAEQLSARVAFRRAMRKGLQGAQRAGAKGVRVQVSGRLGGAEMSRSEFYREGRVPLHTLRANIDYGFYEARTTFGRIGVKVWIYKGDLTNKELAREQANQKSSRGDRQRRAPRSEAPVAEGASA encoded by the coding sequence ATGGGACAGAAAGTAAACCCGTACGGCTTCCGCCTCGGCATCACCACCGACCACGTGTCGCGGTGGTTCTCCGACTCGACGAAGCCGGGTCAGCGCTACGCCGACTACCTAGCCGAGGACATCAAGATCCGGCAGCTGCTGACCAAGCAGCTCGACCGTGCCGGTGTCAGCAACATCGAGATCGAGCGCACCCGTGACCGCGTTCGCGTCGACATCCACACCGCCCGTCCGGGCATCGTGATCGGTCGTCGTGGCGCCGAGGCCGAGCGCATCCGTGGCGAGCTCGAGAAGCTCACCGCCAAGCAGATCCAGCTGAACATCCTCGAGGTGAAGAACCCCGAGGCCGATGCTCAGCTGGTCGCCCAGGGCATCGCCGAGCAGCTCTCGGCGCGCGTGGCCTTCCGCCGCGCCATGCGCAAGGGCCTGCAGGGTGCCCAGCGCGCCGGCGCCAAGGGCGTGCGCGTGCAGGTGTCGGGCCGCCTCGGCGGCGCCGAGATGAGCCGGTCGGAGTTCTACCGCGAGGGCCGGGTGCCGCTGCACACGCTTCGCGCGAACATCGACTACGGCTTCTACGAGGCCCGCACCACCTTCGGCCGCATCGGCGTGAAGGTCTGGATCTACAAGGGTGACCTGACGAACAAGGAGCTTGCCCGCGAGCAGGCCAATCAGAAGTCGTCGCGCGGCGACCGTCAGCGTCGTGCCCCGCGCAGCGAGGCGCCCGTCGCAGAAGGAGCATCGGCGTAA
- the rpmD gene encoding 50S ribosomal protein L30 yields the protein MASRLKVTQIKSKVSEKQNQRDTLRSLGLKRIGDSVVRPDDAQTRGYVKAVAHLVQVEEID from the coding sequence ATGGCGTCCCGACTGAAGGTCACGCAGATCAAGTCCAAGGTGAGCGAGAAGCAGAACCAGCGTGACACGCTGCGCAGCCTCGGCCTGAAGCGGATCGGCGACTCCGTCGTCCGTCCCGACGACGCGCAGACGCGCGGTTACGTGAAGGCCGTCGCCCACCTCGTCCAGGTTGAGGAGATCGACTGA
- the rpsQ gene encoding 30S ribosomal protein S17, with protein sequence MATAKKAEAEVAQTSGHEHAEHDVRDAGTRGYRKSARGYVVSDKMDKTIVVEVEDRVKHPLYGKVIRRTEKLKAHDENNTAGVGDLVVIHETRPLSATKRWRLVEILEKAK encoded by the coding sequence ATGGCCACCGCGAAGAAGGCCGAGGCCGAGGTCGCTCAGACCTCCGGTCACGAGCACGCCGAGCACGATGTCCGTGATGCGGGCACGCGCGGCTACCGCAAGTCGGCGCGCGGCTACGTCGTGTCCGACAAGATGGACAAGACGATCGTCGTCGAGGTCGAGGACCGCGTGAAGCACCCCCTCTACGGCAAGGTCATCCGTCGCACCGAGAAGCTCAAGGCGCACGACGAGAACAACACGGCGGGTGTAGGCGACCTCGTCGTCATCCACGAGACCCGACCGCTGAGCGCCACCAAGCGCTGGCGTCTGGTCGAGATCCTCGAGAAGGCCAAGTAA
- the rplD gene encoding 50S ribosomal protein L4 — translation MAEKTLDVRKADGKKAGAVELPAAIFDVNTNIPLIHQVVVAQLAAARQGTHSTKRRGEVSGSGRKPFKQKGTGNARQGSIRAPEHTGGGIVHGPKPRDYSQRTPKKMIAAALLGVLSDRARGERLHVVESFGLKDAPSTKNAVSVLNDLGAVKNVLVVVDRDDEVTVKSVRNLTEVHVLTFDQLNAYDVVVSDDIVFTKAAFDAFVASKSGATEEVSA, via the coding sequence ATGGCTGAGAAGACCCTCGACGTCCGCAAGGCGGATGGCAAGAAGGCAGGCGCCGTCGAGCTGCCCGCCGCCATCTTCGACGTCAACACCAACATCCCGCTGATCCACCAGGTGGTCGTCGCGCAGCTCGCCGCCGCCCGCCAGGGCACTCACTCGACCAAGCGTCGTGGTGAGGTTTCGGGCTCGGGCCGCAAGCCGTTCAAGCAGAAGGGAACCGGTAACGCCCGTCAGGGTTCGATCCGGGCCCCCGAGCACACCGGTGGTGGCATCGTCCACGGCCCGAAGCCGCGCGACTACTCGCAGCGCACGCCCAAGAAGATGATCGCCGCCGCCCTGCTGGGCGTGCTCAGCGACCGTGCGCGCGGCGAGCGTCTGCACGTGGTCGAGTCCTTCGGACTGAAGGATGCCCCGTCCACGAAGAACGCCGTCTCGGTGCTCAACGACCTGGGCGCCGTCAAGAACGTGCTCGTGGTCGTCGACCGCGACGACGAGGTGACGGTCAAGAGCGTTCGCAACCTCACCGAGGTGCACGTGCTGACCTTCGACCAGCTCAACGCCTACGACGTGGTCGTCTCTGACGACATCGTCTTCACCAAGGCCGCCTTCGACGCCTTCGTCGCGTCCAAGAGCGGTGCCACCGAGGAGGTCTCGGCATGA
- the rplF gene encoding 50S ribosomal protein L6 encodes MSRIGRLPIDIPAGVTVTVAGQEVQVSGPKGELSLTVARPIEVKVEEGQVLVSRPDDERESRSLHGLTRTLINNNIIGVTQGYTKGLEVVGTGYRVAQKGGSVEFALGFSHPVLVDPPAGITFTVEGNNKLTVSGIDKQAVGEAAANIRKIRKPEPYKGKGVRYAGEIVRRKAGKAGK; translated from the coding sequence ATGTCACGAATCGGACGTCTTCCCATTGACATCCCTGCCGGTGTGACCGTCACGGTCGCCGGGCAGGAGGTGCAGGTCTCCGGCCCCAAGGGTGAGCTCTCGCTCACCGTGGCGCGCCCCATCGAGGTCAAGGTCGAGGAGGGCCAGGTTCTGGTCTCCCGTCCCGACGACGAGCGCGAGTCGCGTTCGCTGCACGGCCTGACCCGCACCCTCATCAACAACAACATCATCGGTGTCACCCAGGGCTACACCAAGGGCCTTGAGGTCGTCGGCACCGGCTACCGCGTGGCGCAGAAGGGCGGCTCGGTCGAGTTCGCCCTCGGGTTCTCGCACCCGGTGCTGGTAGACCCGCCGGCCGGGATCACCTTCACGGTCGAGGGCAACAACAAGCTCACCGTGAGCGGCATCGACAAGCAGGCCGTCGGCGAGGCGGCAGCGAACATCCGCAAGATCCGCAAGCCCGAGCCGTACAAGGGCAAGGGCGTGCGCTACGCCGGCGAGATCGTTCGGCGCAAGGCCGGAAAGGCTGGTAAGTAA
- the rplW gene encoding 50S ribosomal protein L23, protein MSAVNKDPRDIILKPVVSEKSYGLIDEGKYTFTVDPRANKTEIKLAIEKIFGVKVASVNTLNRVGKARRTRFGTGKRKDTKRAVVTLKSGTIDIFTAVG, encoded by the coding sequence ATGAGTGCCGTCAACAAGGACCCGCGCGACATCATCCTGAAGCCGGTCGTCTCCGAGAAGAGCTACGGTCTGATCGACGAGGGCAAGTACACGTTCACCGTGGACCCCCGCGCGAACAAGACCGAGATCAAGCTCGCCATCGAGAAGATCTTCGGCGTCAAGGTCGCTTCGGTCAACACGCTCAACCGCGTCGGCAAGGCCCGTCGCACCCGCTTCGGCACCGGCAAGCGCAAGGACACCAAGCGCGCCGTCGTGACTCTGAAGTCGGGCACCATCGACATCTTCACGGCAGTCGGCTGA
- the rpsJ gene encoding 30S ribosomal protein S10: MAGQKIRIRLKSYDHAGLDSSARKIVDTVTRAGASVVGPVPLPTEKNVVCVIRSPHKYKDSREHFEMRTHKRLIDIIDPTPKAVDSLMRLDLPADVNIEIKL; this comes from the coding sequence ATGGCGGGACAGAAGATCCGCATTCGCCTGAAGTCGTACGATCACGCGGGGCTGGACAGCTCGGCGCGCAAGATCGTCGACACCGTGACCCGAGCCGGCGCCTCCGTCGTGGGCCCTGTGCCGCTTCCGACCGAGAAGAACGTCGTGTGCGTCATCCGGTCGCCGCACAAGTACAAGGACAGCCGCGAGCACTTCGAGATGCGCACCCACAAGCGTCTGATCGACATCATCGACCCGACGCCCAAGGCCGTCGACTCGCTGATGCGCCTTGACCTGCCGGCCGATGTCAACATCGAGATCAAGCTCTGA
- the rpsS gene encoding 30S ribosomal protein S19, producing the protein MPRSLKKGPFVDEHLLRKVATQNEAGTKNVIKTWSRRSMIVPAMLGHTIAVHDGRKHIPVFVSESMVGHKLGEFAPTRTFRGHEKDDKKGRRR; encoded by the coding sequence ATGCCACGCAGTCTTAAGAAGGGCCCCTTCGTCGACGAGCACCTGCTTCGCAAGGTCGCTACGCAGAACGAGGCGGGTACGAAGAACGTCATCAAGACCTGGTCGCGTCGCTCGATGATCGTCCCGGCCATGCTGGGTCACACGATCGCCGTGCACGACGGCCGCAAGCACATCCCCGTGTTCGTCAGCGAGAGCATGGTGGGCCACAAGCTGGGCGAGTTCGCGCCCACCCGCACCTTCCGCGGCCACGAGAAGGACGACAAGAAGGGCCGCCGTCGCTAA
- the rplE gene encoding 50S ribosomal protein L5 → MSTTTAAEAGKIQPRLKQKYKSEIQQKLQEEFGYQNVMQIPGLVKVVVNTGVGEAARDSKVIDGAVDDLTKITGQKPVVTKARKSIAQFKLREGQAIGAHVTLRGDRAWEFLDRLISLALPRIRDFRGLSDKQFDGHGNYTFGLEEQSVFHEIDQDRIDRVRGFDITVVTTANTDDEGRAFLRYLGFPFRAKDAAA, encoded by the coding sequence ATGAGCACCACCACTGCTGCGGAGGCTGGCAAGATCCAGCCCCGCCTGAAGCAGAAGTACAAGAGCGAGATCCAGCAGAAGCTGCAGGAGGAGTTCGGGTACCAGAACGTCATGCAGATCCCCGGCCTGGTCAAGGTCGTGGTCAACACCGGTGTCGGCGAGGCAGCTCGCGACAGCAAGGTGATCGATGGCGCGGTCGACGACCTCACCAAGATCACCGGCCAGAAGCCGGTCGTGACCAAGGCCCGCAAGTCCATCGCGCAGTTCAAGCTGCGTGAGGGCCAGGCCATCGGCGCGCACGTCACGCTGCGCGGCGACCGTGCCTGGGAGTTCCTGGACCGCCTGATCAGCCTCGCGCTGCCGCGCATCCGCGACTTCCGTGGCCTGAGCGACAAGCAGTTCGACGGCCACGGCAACTACACCTTCGGTCTCGAGGAGCAGTCCGTGTTCCACGAGATCGACCAGGACCGCATCGACCGCGTGCGCGGCTTCGACATCACGGTCGTCACCACCGCGAACACCGATGACGAGGGGCGTGCGTTCCTGCGTTACCTCGGCTTCCCGTTCCGTGCCAAGGATGCCGCAGCCTGA
- the rplO gene encoding 50S ribosomal protein L15 gives MAENAEKTEAVEAEKVEKKAPAKKAAAKPAAKADKAPAKKAAATKDAAPARPDVVKVHHLRPVPGANTAKTRVGRGEGSKGKTAGRGTKGTKARYQVRPGFQGGQLPLHMRAPKLRGFKNPFRVEYQVVNLGKLAELYPQGGDVTVSDLVAKGAVRKNERVKVLGTGDIAVKLNVSVDKISSSAEQKIVAAGGTVAVATAE, from the coding sequence ATGGCTGAGAACGCCGAGAAGACAGAGGCCGTCGAGGCGGAGAAGGTCGAGAAGAAGGCCCCCGCCAAGAAGGCCGCCGCCAAGCCCGCCGCGAAGGCCGACAAGGCCCCCGCGAAGAAGGCCGCTGCGACCAAGGATGCCGCACCCGCGCGTCCCGACGTCGTCAAGGTGCACCACCTGCGCCCGGTTCCCGGCGCCAACACCGCGAAGACCCGTGTGGGTCGCGGTGAGGGTTCGAAGGGCAAGACCGCCGGTCGTGGCACCAAGGGCACCAAGGCCCGTTACCAGGTGCGCCCCGGCTTCCAGGGCGGTCAGCTGCCGCTGCACATGCGCGCGCCGAAGCTGCGCGGGTTCAAGAACCCGTTCCGCGTCGAGTACCAGGTCGTGAACCTGGGCAAGCTCGCCGAGCTCTACCCGCAGGGTGGAGACGTCACGGTCAGCGACCTCGTCGCCAAGGGTGCGGTTCGCAAGAACGAGCGTGTCAAGGTGCTGGGCACCGGCGACATCGCCGTGAAGCTGAACGTGTCGGTCGACAAGATCTCCAGCTCTGCCGAGCAGAAGATCGTCGCGGCCGGCGGCACCGTCGCGGTCGCCACCGCGGAGTAA
- the rplV gene encoding 50S ribosomal protein L22, whose protein sequence is MVESIARVRHIRVTPQKARRVVALIKGKQAEEALAILKFAQQSASEPIYKLVASAVANARVKADQNNEFLDEQDLYVKNAFVDEGTTLKRFQPRAQGRAFQIKKRTSHITVVLATPEVAEAGAATKKASK, encoded by the coding sequence ATGGTGGAGTCCATCGCACGTGTGCGACACATCCGCGTGACCCCTCAGAAGGCTCGTCGCGTCGTCGCACTCATCAAGGGCAAGCAGGCCGAAGAGGCCCTTGCCATCCTGAAGTTCGCCCAGCAGAGCGCCAGTGAGCCGATCTACAAGCTCGTGGCATCCGCTGTGGCCAACGCTCGCGTGAAGGCCGACCAGAACAACGAGTTTCTGGACGAGCAGGATCTGTACGTGAAGAACGCCTTCGTGGACGAGGGGACGACGCTGAAGCGTTTCCAGCCTCGTGCGCAGGGTCGTGCGTTCCAGATCAAGAAGCGCACCAGCCACATCACCGTCGTGCTGGCGACCCCTGAGGTCGCCGAGGCCGGCGCAGCAACGAAGAAGGCGAGCAAGTAA